The sequence AAGTATTTACCTCACAGCAGTTCTGGTTTCTGATATGCAATATTAAGAATATGATGAAACCATAAAATGTTGGGCTTTCTAGCTTTTTTCTAACAGCTGATCCAGAAGATCATATGCCTATAAAGACTGAATTTTGCTTTTCAAAATgtagtttatattctttagatCTCTTAATTTCTTTACTTGGATCCACTACACCTCATATTACATGGATTATATCATTACTAACTACACCTACTACTGTGTGAGGATATTGTTTCTACATTCAATAAAgatcgaataattttggataaAAACTTACTCTCGTCAAGCgtttatatcaaattatttgcATTTACCATGGTCAACGGATTATGCAAATACAAGTCATGCATCTATTGATTTTTTGTGAATAAATTTTAACTTGGATTTTGTGTATCTAATCATTCAAGTCAGACCTCATTTAAACGGGAAAGTGGATCAAAGTATCACTACTACTATTTATTAGAAACTTGTTGGACAATTAGATGGCTAACTTCAGATTATCACAGATTCTTTGAAACTCACAAGGAAAAAGAACATATGTTATACCATTTACTACTACTTTCATCCCAACTTGCAtactttttattgtcttttggaGTATTAAAACACAATGGTAATGTCACCATTACCCACAAATGACGTTAATCCTATAATTTATCTTTGGAGGAAGTTTAGACACGCTTTTTTGGGAGTTGAACTTCAAATACacgtaaaattttaaaaatatattttcactcTAAATTGCTcgcaaaaagtaaaaaataaatctaattgATATTTACGTCGTAAcacaattttcaaatataattttataatgaaaCATGAGATCACATCACCCCTTATTTAAAAGCACATACAGCAGcagaaaggtaaaaaaaaaaaaggaaaatgaagaaTCAACTATCAAGAACCACTAAAAAGTGGCGAAATATCTCCAGGCAAAGGAGAGGGCAAAAATGGCTGTAGCACTCTTGGGGAGTATTTCCTTTTCTTCCTCCATGCCTTCTATATCTTCCCCTTCTCTCCAACACCCTTTCAACTTCAACAAGAACAAACCTCTAATTGGTATGCTTCTTTACAAATTGAACCATTTATTAGTTTCATATGCTCATTTAGTTCATGTAATGAAGATATTTTGCGTAAAGATTCCTACTTTTTTGTGCATATCTGTTTCTTTTACTAGTACTTCGAACTTTCttgttaatttttgaatttgaccGGATGGTTTCAAAGAGCTCATCCTCTGGTCCAACTTTAATGATGGAATTGCCCACTTTATTCTTTTCCTTCTGTTAATTTGAAGTTTAAGGATTTGGGGTTAACTTGGAGGTGTTGTTTATGGGGCATATGGAGTTTAATCTGTAGGGTGTAATGACTCGTCAAGCAAATTAGATGAatttagattattatttttgttcccTATATCTCTGTCTCACTGTTTGGCTCTATCAATTGTTGGGATTAGCAGAATAAAACTCCCAAGGATCCATTTTCATGAATGGTTTTATGAAAGAGAGTTAATTTCTACTCACTGGAAAAGGAGTGTAAATTATACTCTTTGAAGtcaaagaatttattttctccGGAGTTACCTAGTACCTGTGCTGGGGATGCACCAGGTACTCAGTGAAATTGTTGAGGTGCTCGCTAGTTGGCCCGAATATAACCATCATTAAGAAAAGAATAACAGGAAGTAATTTTCCCCTGCACACATCATTTTAGTTGAATGATGATAACTTATAAATTGATTCAGTTACCACCTTCTTCCTTATGCAAACAAAggaaaaatttaatttctttcacATTCTCTGCTATTTTCCTTCTTACACTCTCAATTGCCTTTCTTCCTTTTCCTCCGCTCCAAACAATGTAAGTAATGTAAGTCGTCCTAGCAAAGATTGTTCCTGAGTCTCGACTTATCAAACATATAAGTACTTCACTGAGTGCCTGTTAAGTAACTTCATTTATTGGTCCATTTCAAATCAATAATGATCCTTTCAGGATTTTGTTCCAACTTTTAACATTGTACAAATAGTTTTTTGTCTAAGCATTTTTCTTCCATATGGTTGTTCATTTAGATAACTGAAAATTGGTTGTGATACTTTATTCTGGAATTTTTAACGTAATCTGAAAATCTAGAATTAATTTTTAAGGTTGTAGACTTCAGCCACTTGAATTCCTACAGTCCTGATTCCTGATACTAAGGGTTGAAGGTTGTAGCATACCAGTGGTTGCTTCCAGTGCACTTTACAACTTGTTGAACTCATTATAAGTGTGTAAGAAGTTATCGTGATTGTGATTTCGCCTTAAAAGTCTTCACCCTGTACATCTGATTGGTCATGACAATCCATTGAACCTTTATGGATTCGATTCAATTGTGTGCTATCTGCATTCATTAACAAACATTCATTTCCCATATCAAGTTTATTCACTCCTTTGGATTCCACAGTGGCTGCAATGAGTGATGATCCAGTTCGTGAATGGATCCTTTCAGAAGGAAAGGCAACAAAGATCAAAGGAATCAGTCCAATTGGTGGTGGGTGCATAAATCGGGCAACTCGTTATGACACTGATGCTGGTTCGTTTTTTGTTAAAACAAACAGGTATTTGATTATGTTTCTCCTGTTTAAACGTAAAATAGATGTGATAGATGGTTGCGTAATATGGTATTATTAAAAGGGGTAGATAGTTGCTTAATATGTTATTGTTAAAAATCTAATCAGGAGTATTGGACCATCAATGTTTGAGGGAGAGGCATTGGGTTTAAATGCTATGTACGAAACAGGGTCAATCCGTGTACCAAAACCAtataaagtaaggatgacagTTTTTTTCTCGTGTCCTAAATCTTTGTAGAAGCTTTCCTCCTCTTCCTCTTGAAAAAAAAGGGTTGTCATTGTATCCTAGAGGTTATTGTTTGATGCATTGTGTAGGTTGGATCTCTGCCAACTGGTGGCTCGTATATCATTATGGAATTTATTGAGTTTGGTGCATCTAGAGGCAATCAGGTGAGAGTGATTGTTCATCTCTTTTTCCCATAATTACTATTTCCTTcttatcattttctttgttaatttggTGATAACATTCAGATATTTGACCATTTTCTGCTTTGCAGTCTGCATTAGGAAGGAAGCTTGCTGAAATGCACAAAGCGGCAAAATCTGAGAAGGGGTTTGGCTTTCACGTTGACAATACTATTGGCAGGTATCATGCCAGGATCATATCTAAATGCTTCCATTATGAGGATGCATTTCGCAAAACCTACTATTTGGTGAATTGCACACCTGCACAATTGTACTATTTGTTTGAATGGAAGGATCATTTGTAGCTTTTATGCTATaaggcaaaagaaaaaaaaagtgaaatgagaaatattcaattttatgtCTAGTAATTGAAATTGGAGTTCTCTCATCATTTGTATCGCTCCATATATTAAGGCATAAACAGATCGGACAAATCAAGGGCTGAATATTTGTGCATATCTGTAGTACTCCACAGATAAACACATGGATGTCAGATTGGGTTGAATTTTTCGCGGAACACAGATTGGGATACCAGTTGAAGATGGCTCGTGAACAGTATGGAGATCCAATCATTTATGAAAGAGGTTTAAATCACCATTATATTGGAAAATAAAACTTTGACTCCATTTATGGAATTTATCCTGTTTGATCATATGATAAATGCAATGTGGAAAATGTGTACATCCTCCTCCTTCATTCTTAATTTGAAGTTGCTTCAGGCTTCGTTTTGGAATTACAATTTGAACCAACTTACTGTAGTAGCAGAGAAGGGATTGTTGCTCCTTAAATTCATTATAATGGGCTAACGGCCAAAAGTAGCATGCTTTCTTCTTTTCCGGCGCAAACCAGGGCTCTCACTTATCTTTTGATCTGCCTTTGAGTGATTTATAATCATACCTATCTTCCCCTGCTCATTCTGAGATAGATAGCGTTTAGTTTAAACTTCTGCAACCTAGTTTTCATTGGGCAACGAGACAACATCGACATACATGGAGTGATGGGCAAATATCAAACTCTAAGGAGCTGAATATATGTCAAAACCCACATTTTTTGTAGTATTCCTTTTTCCTGAAATTTGAGGCTTGGCAGTT comes from Solanum pennellii chromosome 1, SPENNV200 and encodes:
- the LOC107008193 gene encoding protein-ribulosamine 3-kinase, chloroplastic isoform X1, with amino-acid sequence MAVALLGSISFSSSMPSISSPSLQHPFNFNKNKPLIVAAMSDDPVREWILSEGKATKIKGISPIGGGCINRATRYDTDAGSFFVKTNRSIGPSMFEGEALGLNAMYETGSIRVPKPYKVGSLPTGGSYIIMEFIEFGASRGNQSALGRKLAEMHKAAKSEKGFGFHVDNTIGSTPQINTWMSDWVEFFAEHRLGYQLKMAREQYGDPIIYERGQRLARNLGPLFKNVVIEPCLLHGDLWSGNMTYDKNGEPVILDPACYYGHNEAEFGMSWCAGFGGDFYKAYFEVMPEQPGFEERRDLYMLYHYLNHYNLFGSGYRSSAMSIIDDYLRMLNV
- the LOC107008193 gene encoding protein-ribulosamine 3-kinase, chloroplastic isoform X2; the encoded protein is MAVALLGSISFSSSMPSISSPSLQHPFNFNKNKPLIVAAMSDDPVREWILSEGKATKIKGISPIGGGCINRATRYDTDAGSFFVKTNRSIGPSMFEGEALGLNAMYETGSIRVPKPYKVGSLPTGGSYIIMEFIEFGASRGNQSALGRKLAEMHKAAKSEKGFGFHVDNTIGSTPQINTWMSDWVEFFAEHRLGYQLKMAREQYGDPIIYERGQRLARNLGPLFKNVVIEPCLLHGDLWSGNMTYDKNGEPVILDPACYYGHNEAEFGMSWCAGFGGDFYKAYFEGWKRKKKKSFFPVVPEQMTGNL